The window AAATGGATGGGCATTGCCTATAGCGGCAACTGGATGCGGGCCTCCTTCTGGTCGGACACAAGCAGCGGCTGGGACCCGCAGGGGCGCAATTATCTGACGGCGCTGCGTGATCTTAATCTGGAGCCGATGGTGAATATTATCGGCGGCAACTGGAAGAGCAACACGGAGCTGGCGGGCGGTACGATACCAGCGGCTCTGAGAAGCTATTATGCTGGTTTTGTCAGCAAATTCGGCGACCTGTATCAGTATGCCGAGACGGGTAATGAGCCGGGACTGTTCGGCTGGGCCCAGCAGGCTGTGGTGGCAACCCATGAGCTGATGAATGAGCAGCGGCAGAGTAACAGCCAGCCTTACCTTAAGATTGTGGCCCCGGGCTGGGCGTATTGGCCATATAACGGGACACCCGACGGCTGGGAACGGGATGCGGAGCAGCGCCGGGAGATTGAAGAGCTGTCCGATGTGACTAACGGGCACAGCTATGGCGGTACAGGCGTGCAGCCGCTGCCTGGCGCCAGCCTTTATGAGAATCTGCGCGTTTATAATCAATCGGATGAGGGCTTTGGCAAAGAGATGGCGATGAGCGAGACCGGCGCCAATGACAATCACTCCGACAACACCAAATACGGCACATATGCTTACAGGTTTGCCGCTGCCTTTGACCGGGAGATACGCGGCGACATCGGCTATGCGGACCATATTATGCAGCATGCAGCCTTCTTCAATGACGGTACGGAATTTGGATTGTTCGGCTCAGGCATCAACTGGAATACTCACCGGTTTGAAGATACGGTGGCCGTGCCAGCCAATCAGAATGAGGGGGGAGAGACAAGGCTGAAGACCTTCCGCAGATTGGCTGCAGCGTATGCGACCCATGGAAGCCCGCTCAGCTACAAGGTGGTGAATACCTTTGCCTTAACCGGCAAAAAAGCCTATTTCCGCGCAGTTGATACCTCGGCGCTCGGCACCTCAACCATTGGAGCATCGGCGGATAAAATCCTGCTGAACTTCGTCAACTTCGAGAAGGAGCCGTTAACGATGCGGGTGAAGGTGACGATGCCGGCCAGCGGAACCTACACCGGTGAAGTGTTCGGGGCAGGCAACAGCTATGCTGCTGCACATTCTACCGTGCAGCTCACGGCAACTCCATATCTCACCCTTAACGTGACTCTGGGGGCCGGCGAAACGGTGCAGTATATCCTGGATGAACTGGAGACGACCGCCCCTACTATTCCAACCGGCGCTGCTGCGGCGGCTGTAAGCCATGAACAGATCAGAGTGAGCTGGAACGCTTCAACCGACAATGATAAGGTGACCGGATACCGCGTATTCCGGGACGGAGGAACAGAGCCGGTGATGACCGTGCCGGGACAGCTTACGTTTTTCGATGACTACAGCGTTGCCCCGGAAACAGCATACAGCTACAGGGTGCAGGCAGTGGATGAATCGGGCAACGTGTCTGCCTTAACGCCTGACGTATCGGCGACTACTCTGGCTATGCCTATTACACCGCATGTGGCGGGGGACCCTACGAAATTCGAGGCGGAGGCTGCTGCGTTTGCCCTGCCGTTAAGAATCGGCACCAACAACCTCGCTTCCGGCAAAAAGGTTGTGGAGCAAACCCATGGCGGTCCGATTTCGATCCAGGGCTTTTATTCGGCCTCCGGCGGCAGTTATACCTTAACTGTTGCATACACTTCCAATCAGGATTCGAAGAAGAATATATATGTCAACGGGCAAAAGCTCTCCACCATTTCGCTGCCGACCACTGGAAGCTGGACCAGCAATATTACAGCCCGACAGTATGGCATCACACTTCAGCCGGGGTATAACACGATTACTTTTACTTCCGGCGGAAACGGGGCAAATCTCGATTATTTCAGGCTGGAGGAGGGAGCCTTTGTTCCGGTGTCAGCATGGTATACGGTAGCGCATGACAATGCTTATATCGACTATAGCGGCTTTGAGCCGGCTCCGAACGGAGTGACTCACGTGACCTATTCGCCGGATGCCACGGCGGTGCTTAATTTTAACGGCATCGGCGTGCGCTGGAAATCGGACATCAAGAGCGATATGGGCAGCGCGGATGTCTATGTGGATGGGGAGCTGAAGGGAACCGTGGTTATTCCGCAGGCCGGTCTTGAGGGCGACAATAAGGTTGTCTACGAGCTGACCGGACTGGATTACGGGCTGCACCGGATTGAGATCATTGCGCGTGAGGGAACAGTTATGGTCAGCAGCTTCCAGTTCGAGGGGTATGAAGCCACGCTGCCTGTTCCGGGCCCGGACCTGACCATTACGGACATCGGCTGGAATATCGTGAACAGCGACGGTACGCCGTCCAGCCATACGACACCTCAGCTGGGGGACTCCTTAATCTTCTGGGCCAAGGTCAAAAATATCGGCGTGCGTCCGACTCCGCTGAATGCTTCCACCGGGCTTGGCCAGATTACGGGCGGCGCCTTCTCCGTCAATGGCGGGGTTGTCTCCTGGTCGGATACGAACAACAGCATCATCCAGCCGGGGGAAGAGATCACGCTGACCGCAAACAGCAGCGCCCAGGGAACACCGCGCTGGACGGTCCCGGCGATCGGCGATTTCACGGTCCAATTCTTCGTCAATGATATCTGGCGCTACGAGGAAATGAACAAGGAGAACAATAAATTATCTGAGACGCTTCATATTAGCCTGCCCTGACCGTGGAGAGGAGTCAGGGAGCATGGATTAGACAGCGTAATCGGACTGTGGAGATTAAAGAGTAGTTATCAGACAGTGGTGCTTGAACCGGCAATCCCCGCCTCCCGTTTTGCAAGTTACGGGAGGGGGGGTTGCCGCTACATAAGCTGAATTTAAGGCTTTCTAGAGGCGAAAGCGGCGGAGGGGAAGTTTGGAACTGTAGGAGCGGTAGCGTCCGCCTGAAAGCTTTCCGTAGGAAAGCTCGCATCGGAAGCATAAGCTAGGTTCGGATTTCTACCGCTAACAGCGGTTATAATCAGGAAATCGGAAGACAACAGCGGCCGGAAGTCCAAACATTCCCTGCAGCCCGCGTATTATGCCGGTTAGGTAAATCTAAAATTCAGCTTATACCATTATAGAATTTTGAACTTATTTCATAGCTGCCTTTATTTAGAGGCCTGGCGGTATTGGTTACACTTGGAGTAGAAATGACCGGGAGGAATCGGGATCATGCGGAGGCCGTTAACGAAGGATGAGCAGGATTGGGTGGAGCATACACTACAATCCATGAGTGTGCGGGAGAAGATCGGGCAGACGATGCAGGACCATGCCGGCCGGCTGCCGTTCAAGGCCACAGATGAGAATGAAGTCAGAGCGTACCTGGAGAAATATCCGGTAGGCAGCTTTTTTATCGGCGGAGAGGTGATCCAGAAGGCTGCGGGCAAAGCGGGGGAATACCGGGAATGGGTAGAGCTGCTGCAGAGGGTTAGCAAATTCCCGCTGCTGTTCTCCGGCGATCTGGAATTCGGCGCGGGTTCAGCGGTTAAAAGCCTGACGGCGTTCCCGCCGCTGCTTGCGCTCGCTGCAGCTGATGATGAAGCGCTGGCTTACGAATACGGCAAATATACGGCGATCGAGGGCCGGGCGGCCGGGTTCACCTGGGCGCTGGCGCCGGGGACGGATCTGCTGCTGAACTGGATGAATCCGGTGATCACGACCCGCTGTCTGGGCGATGAGCCGGGGCGCGCTCTGCGTTTGTCCGCGGCTGTGGTGCGGGGGATGCAGGATTATGGAATCGCCGCTTGCGCCAAGCATTTTCCGGGGGACGGTGTAGATTACCGGGATCAGCATATCATTACCACGGTCAACAGCCTGCCGGAGGAGGAGTGGTGGTCCACCTATGGCAAGGTCTCACAGCATTTGATTGATCAAGGGCTTATGTCGTATATGACGGGGCATATTGCACTTCCTTGGATGGAAGGGGCCGCAGCCCAGGGCCGGAAGCCGGTTCCGGCAACCGTCTCGCGGCGGATTACTACGGATTTGCTGCGTGGGCGGATGGGCTTTGAAGGCGTGGTGCTTTCCGACGCGCTGGATATGGGCGGATTCCTGGCCTGGGGGGATTATGAGCAGCGGATGGTGGACTGCCTGAACAGCGGGACGGATGTGCTGCTGTGGCCGGGCGTAAGGTATTTTGAAACCATGGAAAAGGCGCTGGTTCAAGGTACGGTAACGATGGAACGGCTGGATGCCAGTGTGCGGCGGATTCTGGCCATGAAGGCAGAACTGAGCCTCCAGCATTTGGATGCACAGGGACGCGACCCCCTCGCTGTCCCGCTGCTGAATGATAAATTGAAGCCGGAGCAGGACCGGCAAGCAAGAGAGCTGAGCAGACAGCTTGCGGAGAAATGTATCACGCTTGTCCGCAACCGGGCAGATATCCTGCCGCTGGATCCGCAGACGACCCGCAGGGTGCTGGTCATCATGCTGAACAAAGTAACGCAGGGACGGGTCTTTGAGCGGATGGGGCTGTTCGTTGATCAGCTC of the Paenibacillus pedocola genome contains:
- a CDS encoding carbohydrate-binding domain-containing protein, with product MRIHKSTAKLLILLLVMTTFIAPGGPGVKAASTAAAAVLEVQPDAEPVEQVSNPETVTSATYEPPMSLLWQVGNQNNSSSEFADYNNVYSNVYSSVYENVYGSVYEKAFSEKLTLPVPPARWSTISKGMKADANGTMKLTYQLAQVPVNGIQFSFKVIDASTAIPQLAVFSNGLMSGLIQITGLNNGETALVNTWKQTYKLYIPKEQLHIGKNVLTLAVDRGLYADPQAPGYTGDQYLWFEWDYFRLDALNAPALEPVHGRYIHLGSTLAASTFKYDEHAIRHLAPMTKWMGIAYSGNWMRASFWSDTSSGWDPQGRNYLTALRDLNLEPMVNIIGGNWKSNTELAGGTIPAALRSYYAGFVSKFGDLYQYAETGNEPGLFGWAQQAVVATHELMNEQRQSNSQPYLKIVAPGWAYWPYNGTPDGWERDAEQRREIEELSDVTNGHSYGGTGVQPLPGASLYENLRVYNQSDEGFGKEMAMSETGANDNHSDNTKYGTYAYRFAAAFDREIRGDIGYADHIMQHAAFFNDGTEFGLFGSGINWNTHRFEDTVAVPANQNEGGETRLKTFRRLAAAYATHGSPLSYKVVNTFALTGKKAYFRAVDTSALGTSTIGASADKILLNFVNFEKEPLTMRVKVTMPASGTYTGEVFGAGNSYAAAHSTVQLTATPYLTLNVTLGAGETVQYILDELETTAPTIPTGAAAAAVSHEQIRVSWNASTDNDKVTGYRVFRDGGTEPVMTVPGQLTFFDDYSVAPETAYSYRVQAVDESGNVSALTPDVSATTLAMPITPHVAGDPTKFEAEAAAFALPLRIGTNNLASGKKVVEQTHGGPISIQGFYSASGGSYTLTVAYTSNQDSKKNIYVNGQKLSTISLPTTGSWTSNITARQYGITLQPGYNTITFTSGGNGANLDYFRLEEGAFVPVSAWYTVAHDNAYIDYSGFEPAPNGVTHVTYSPDATAVLNFNGIGVRWKSDIKSDMGSADVYVDGELKGTVVIPQAGLEGDNKVVYELTGLDYGLHRIEIIAREGTVMVSSFQFEGYEATLPVPGPDLTITDIGWNIVNSDGTPSSHTTPQLGDSLIFWAKVKNIGVRPTPLNASTGLGQITGGAFSVNGGVVSWSDTNNSIIQPGEEITLTANSSAQGTPRWTVPAIGDFTVQFFVNDIWRYEEMNKENNKLSETLHISLP
- a CDS encoding glycoside hydrolase family 3 protein, which codes for MRRPLTKDEQDWVEHTLQSMSVREKIGQTMQDHAGRLPFKATDENEVRAYLEKYPVGSFFIGGEVIQKAAGKAGEYREWVELLQRVSKFPLLFSGDLEFGAGSAVKSLTAFPPLLALAAADDEALAYEYGKYTAIEGRAAGFTWALAPGTDLLLNWMNPVITTRCLGDEPGRALRLSAAVVRGMQDYGIAACAKHFPGDGVDYRDQHIITTVNSLPEEEWWSTYGKVSQHLIDQGLMSYMTGHIALPWMEGAAAQGRKPVPATVSRRITTDLLRGRMGFEGVVLSDALDMGGFLAWGDYEQRMVDCLNSGTDVLLWPGVRYFETMEKALVQGTVTMERLDASVRRILAMKAELSLQHLDAQGRDPLAVPLLNDKLKPEQDRQARELSRQLAEKCITLVRNRADILPLDPQTTRRVLVIMLNKVTQGRVFERMGLFVDQLQARGLQVDILDEFEPLNTLQKWEQSGIRWDAAFVPYFMPLHGMMNSARPVGEAAKAIWALQHAETIRPIGVSFATPFLLRDMPFLDTLVNAYSLHEETVEFTVKALFGEAPFLGHSPVDADPEEDYMSPRGLQHVRD